From a single Pyxicephalus adspersus chromosome 11, UCB_Pads_2.0, whole genome shotgun sequence genomic region:
- the CPLANE2 gene encoding ciliogenesis and planar polarity effector 2 — protein MHQASFPKPGSLIIPDWHQNAEGGEYLSCILRKRKRRMFGLIEQPVLPPQLPFDIASYKIFVCGKSGVGKTALISKLCGLEVPSVHHETTGIQTSRVYWPVRPRDSQRPVIFCFQLWDCGESALKKFDHILLACKEKADAVLFLFSFTDRSSFEDVPALISRTLSQDEDPARVVIGTRFDQFMHTDVTDQDVGLFQQTWQLPVMRVRSVNGPRLSDGISLDGRIELLDAAPVLNGLAEILWHRDQITAGLLASDV, from the exons ATGCATCAAGCCTCTTTCCCCAAGCCTGGGAGCCTGATTATCCCTGACTGGCATCAGAACGCAGAGGGGGGAGAATATCTGAGCTGCATTCTACGGaagaggaagcggcggatgttcG GTCTCATAGAGCAGCCTGTGCTGCCCCCGCAGCTCCCTTTTGACATTGCCAGCTACAAAATTTTTGTCTGTGGAAAAAGTGGAGTTGGCAAAACAGCCCTGATCTCCAAACTGTGCGGCCTGGAGGTTCCCAGCGTGCACCACGAGACAACAG GAATTCAGACCTCTCGTGTGTATTGGCCGGTCCGTCCCCGAGACAGCCAGCGCCCCGTCATCTTCTGCTTCCAGCTCTGGGATTGTGGGGAGTCGGCATTGAAGAAGTTTGATCACATTTTGCTG GCCTGCAAGGAGAAAGCCGACGCTGTGCTCTTCCTCTTCTCCTTCACTGACCGTTCATCATTTGAAGACGTCCCAGCGCTCATTTCCCGCACACTGAGTCAGGACGAGGACCCGGCCCGGGTGGTGATCGGCACCAG ATTTGACCAGTTCATGCACACGGACGTCACCGATCAGGACGTCGGCCTGTTCCAGCAGACGTGGCAGCTGCCGGTCATGCGGGTGAGGAGTGTGAACGGACCTCGGCTCAGTGATGGAATCAGTCTGGATGGACGGATAGAACTGTTGGATGCGGCGCCGGTGCTGAATGGCCTGGCGGAGATCCTGTGGCACCGGGACCAAATAACAGCCGGACTGCTCGCCTCAGACGTCTGA